The nucleotide window ttcaccttAATAGGAAAGAAATGAGACTAAAGTAAGTGaatcattttgattttcagaAAGTTGGTAGAGTTTGAGCATTATGGAATCTTCTTGGGTCCTTGTCTTTCTGAAAAGCCATGCTTTCTTGACCGTGGCCCAAGTAAAGGCTGTGCCACCATCCTGAGCAAGTTTTCAATAGAAGAAACTTGGAACCTTTTTAGCTGGTGACACTGCCTTGCCCCGGAAGTGGTTTTTTAGTGACTTTCCCCAGGGCAGGGTTGTTTCTTGAACATTCCTAACCAAACTATCACCGGGTCCTCACCCTACTAGAATTCCCTGTTATATTTGGGGGAAACTGCTCTAGGCAAAaccaccacccctcccttcttcctgcaAGCTGGAGTAACAATTACTATCTATATTAAGTCTGGGGTCAGGAGGTacgggagaggaagagaggatttTCAGGAACAGTATGAAATTTGTACAGATTCATTTTAAATGATCTCAGCTTGGAGTTAAATTAATTCAGACAGGAAATCAAAGTCCAAGAAGAGTTCGTGGCTTTTGTAAATGGCAGAGAACATAAGAACAATTGGGTTTCTGGCTTTAAAACTCCAGGACCCTTTCTTCTGCACCCTTTGAGTGGGTGGGGACCTGGTGAGAAGTCAGCGCCCTATCCTTGAAAGTTCAGTCCCCTTAACTGCTTCCTGAGGACCGAGGATGCCTGCCCTAAGAAGCTGGGGAGATAAATCTCTGGTTCACAGTTCAAAACCAAGCAACTCTCCTCTCCAGTCTCCCTCCGGCTGCCTTTATGCTGACAGCTGATGAGCAGCACCATCTGGTGGAGAACTCCAGGCAGTAACTGGTAGTCCTGGCTGTGTCTGAGCAGAGGTGACTGGTGGGGGTTGTCTCTGCTGGCAGCCTTTGGTTCCAGACAGATCTCTTTCCTCAACCCTCCCTGACATATCATCAAATAAACTGCTTCTGGTAGAACCGGTTGGTTTCCTAGCCCCTACCAAACCCTACCTTCAGGAATGAAGCCCAGGTAGGACTATGGGGACAATTCGGGACTGAGTCATTTCTTCCATCTGCTTCCTTTACTTCTATGTGGGTATCAGAAAGTTTTAATATCTACATCTAACatgtttatttacaaatatgaCTTGCATTATACTGCATAGCACTGGCTGTAGGGTCAGGCTGATGGCGATCAGTGCATTGAATTTGGAGAACGCTTTACTTCTCTGCTTCCATGACCAGCTGTAATATGGGGTCATAATGAGGCCTATCTGACAGACTTGATATGAAGGTTCAATGCATTACAACATGTGATGTGCTTAGAGCTCTCCTTAGCCTATAGTAAGCTTAGATGAATATCAGCAGTTTGGGGTGGTGGACAACTTggtttattccacaaatatttgtgtaTGGCTAGGCACTTGGAACTGAATGGATAGACACTCACTCGACAGTCTGGAGCTGGAATGGGCCTGAGTGATGCAGAAAAACCGGGAATGCAACCTTTGATCGCTGGGACCAAAGCAAGTTTCCCCCAAATTCTGCCTTGCCACTTCTGTAGAAAGGAGCGATGTGACTAAAACCGGGCAGTGTTGGAGCTGGTTATCATGAAGTCTGATCCCCGGCTTTTGCAAATGATTAAAGAACCAGCATGTGTCTGACTTCCACAGAGCAAGTTGTGGGAAACTCGGGTTCCTGTGTGCTTTTCACAACACCATGTTCCCTAAGCTCCTTCGTATCAGCCGCTGCTGAAGCCAGCGGTCGATGCTGGATGGAGTATCTGATACGGGAAAGGGTGGTGGAGGCCGTGGTGAGGTATTGAGGAAGCAGAAGGTCGAAGTATTTAACTGGCCTAAGTCCTTCCCTGCcatccaaaaaaagaaaggtctcCTTGCAACTGTTTTCTGTCTGATTAAATGCCATCCTCCCCTGCGGAGTGGGCTCCTTGTGGGCTGCCTGCCCTCCTGCCTTGAACAAATTGGGTgaggaagataggaaggaagcCTGCTTCCCCCACCAACCTTGAAAATAATTTACCTGAATAAATGGCCCTCATTCGGGTTCCCGCATAGAGGATTTGACCAAAGGTAACATAGAGGGGTTCCTGTGTCCTTCTATCCCTGGAAGCCTGGGAtggcagggcagggagaagtgAGGATGCCTGCTGGCGGTGACTTTGGCCGACCCAGCAGGCTTGACTGGAAGAAAGGTGTCTCTATCCATTTCTCTCAGTGACCATAACCCCATTATGGAGAGGAAGGAACTGATGAATGTGGGGTAGGGGGGAGTCGGGGGAGCCGGGGAAGCTACAGCCTCTGGAACTCCAGGAATCTGACCACCAGAACCAACCAGTGTCAACTCTTTGTTTCCTGGGGCTGGGCTCTATTGGGGGAGCTCAagctttgcccctcccccccccccaggccttttcttttttggaggggatggggagaggggcggggccctGCTTTGTgtgtggttgggggtggggtgggggtggtaacaAGAATTTCAGGCTCCTTTCTGATGCTGGCCCTGTGAGGCCAGCTCAGTGGGGCTGCACGGCGATTACCTATCTGATAAGAGAGGAATTCAAACTATGTGTTGTAgaaaggggcagggtggggggggggtgcagggagccACCCCTGCAGACCACCAGTCTAAATCTCGACTGGCTGCGGTAAGGTCCCTGCAGGGTTACATTCTTAAATTTGACAGTCTTAAATAAACCTCAAATCCTCCAGTGATGGAGTGGGTGACCTGAGAGGACCAGTCAGTTTCGTATTGCCCCCACTGGTATTCTCTTGTTCTCACAGCGAGCCTAGGAGGTGTAGATGGGTATAAAAACCCATCTGAGTTTCCACAGTTAGCACTAAAAACCCGAGTTAAAATTTTGAGCCTCTTGACACTCCGTTCTCACTGTTACCCTGCCCTGATCCAGTCTGAAGAGGTTGATGATAATTGCCACTCACTGAGGATTTATGTGTGATAGGCTACGTGTTAACTACTCTTCATGCATAAAACCTCATAGGGCCACCATAAAATTAATACTTGCTCCATTTTATAGGTTAGcacagaaaggaggaaacaggCCTCAGACTCCAAACCCTTGTTCTTAATCACTTATCTGCTGAATCACAGCTGGAACTAGGAGTGTCCCGGCCTCCGAGTCCACTAGGCAAATGGGAGGACCTGGGATTGTACCTCCTGACAACTGGTTTATCCCAGCTGAATAAGAGACCAGGCATATCTGCCTTCAAATCAAGGTCGATTCTGTGCaacaggaaaggggaaagggccCTTCACCTTTCTGCCGTGTTTTTAGTTCCTGCCTTAATGCTCTGCCCCTTGCCTCACATCAgcgttgggggaggggagaggtcatCACGTCCCCTGGCTGTTCCTGGgggaataaaaaggaagggaaaggatatTCCTATGGTGGAACCGGTGGACAAAAGCTACAGATAATACatgaaatatttgctgagcacatTCCCGATGTTTCCATGCCCACATAATCTTCATTAGAGGCCTAGATGGGTAACTTACTGTTCCCCCCAATTCTCTGAAGGATCTGAGGTCCAGACCTGCATGATTGACTAAGGTCATGCAGCCAAAAATTGGTACAACCAGCATTTTGTGAACTCTACGGTGTGTCTGGCACTCAGCCCTATGCTCTTTTATCCAATTACCTCCATGGAATCTTTGTCTTAAGCAATGCCatctaaattaaaacaacaatgtcCACGATTGAGAAAGTGGGGATCCAGGCTGGCTAAAGAGCATGTCTCACCTAAGTCCCAGTTTGAAATATTCCTCCTACCAACCACCACCTGTGTAATATAAGAGTGCTACTTATTCATGTTCCCTCACGTCAAGACTAGGTGCACAGTGATCCCTTTTGCTTCTCTGATCCCTATTTTCTACGACTACACCTTGTTGACATTTGACACACTCTTTGGATATTTTACTCTAATGGAGTAAGCTATAATGAAGTCTATTCTGGGGAGAGGCTGTCACTTCCACTAATGTGTTGCTGTTGATGCATTAAGTGGCAAGGTAGAATGGACTGTGAGCTTTGAATCGGGACCCTGGGTTCTTCTGACCCGTTTATTGCCTCTCAACTAGCTATGTGATAACTCCCTATTTTGGGGAAGGCTGCCAGGCTCTCTGCAAGTGtcgatatttttaaattttgatataaacATGTAGTCTATTAATGGGGTTGTTCCAAACACGCTAGATCTTTTTTCCTTCACCGGTATGACCTGGTCATCTTTCCAAGTCAGACAATTCAGATTTACCTCTTGGTTCATTAATTCATCCAAAAATGTATTAGGCATTatattctgtgattctttttttcttactgatttatagtagctttttatagttttatcagTCTATCTGTCTTGACTTGTACAGGTTGTTCCGTACtttaacattttgatatttaatttctctggaaTGTAGTTTGCATACAAGTGCTATAAAAGTGTAGAATTCTGGCTTGGTAGCTAAAACAGATAGGTAATTTTCTTGACGGTATTGAACTGTTGCCCTTCCCTGTTGATTTCTCTATATATACTTGAACCTCCTAGTGGGCTTTCCCTTATAAACTTACTGATTCATCAGCTTTGGTCatactgtctttttccctttaacTTGCCAGTAACATCGTGTCTTAATCATAGGTTACAGGTATCAAGCACCATTATcactaaatatttcagtgtgtgtttttaaaactcaGGTCATTGTCTTTCACAATCTCAGTGCAAAGATCAAaatctggggggcacctgggtggctcagtcggttgagcgtccgacttcggctcacgtcatgatctcacggttcgtgcatTCCAGCCCCgcgctggctctgtgctgacagctcagagcctggagcctgctttggattctgtgtttccctctctctctgcccctccccgctcacgcgcgctctctttctctctctctctctcaaaacaaaaacaaaaattaaaaaaaaaaagagagagagagagagagagacagggtgtgagcaggggaggaacagagagagaaggagacacagaatacgaagcaggctccaggctctgcgctgtcagcacagaccccgacgcagggctcgaatccacgaactgcgagatcatgacctgagccaaagtcagccgctcagcCTTCTGAgccacctatcttttttttttttttttttaactctacacccagcatggggcttgaactcacaactctgagataaGAGTTGCATCCTCCGCtgacccagccagccaggcaccactatTTGTTGATTTCTCGTAACTGTTACATTTAAGAATTTTCCATCTGTTCTACTTTTGTCTAAATGAGAAGAGCTGCAAAAAAGTTATGGCATCTGTTTATGTAATGATTATTCTTTGTTAATGTAACATGGATTGCTTGTTCTTAATTGTGGTAGCTCTTTGAGTGGATAATTTCTTACTGATAACACGGAAATAGTATCACACTTATACCTTAAAGAACGCGTGTatgcagttttttggtggaagaaTGGAGACTAACATTAAAATCTAACATGTTTCCCTTCCCCAGAGCAAGCTGCACATGGAGGGCTTCCGGAGCCTGAAGGAGGGTGAGGCCGTGGAGTTCACCTTTAAGAAGTCTGCTAAGGGCCTGGAATCTATCCGGGTCACGGGCCCCGGTGGGGTGTTCTGTATTGGGAGCGAGAGGCGGCCCAAAGGGAAGAACATGCAGAAGCGCAGATCAAAGGGAGACAGGTATGGACGGGAAGGTGGCTGGACTAGGGAGAGTTCTCCCAATCTAGCCCCTTTCTTGGGCCAGGATGCCAAAGACACAATGAATGAAGCCTGCAGTCCCTGGCAACGTGTGGGTGTTTGGCGTTTCTGCCTTAGGGTATGGGAGATGAGGAAAGGGCTGTAGGTGAGAAGGGCACTTAATTATTTCAGAAGCAAAGAAGATCACAGATGGGAAAGTATAAGTGATGGGAACAAGATGGTGGATGTACCTGTTGCTTCTTCACTAGGTCTCCAAGTGGCTAGTTTCTTTGGTCTTTGCTCTGTGCTGGAGCAGGTCATATAGTTGCCTGGctcctttaattttctctctttttagtgaATGACCGGTACAGTTTCTTAAGCGTATGGTAGTGTCTTCCCTATCTCGTGAATTGCGGTTCCCAGTTGGGGTCCATGACTTCCCGTCCTTgattatttcagaattttcaagTGGACATAAATCTGAAGATCCCATCTAGACAATTACAGATTTGGGAAGAACTTAGAGGTATCTAGTCCTAGTCCTAAGTCTTCCTTTTGTAAGTGAGGAAATTGGTTTCCAGGGAGGAGAGTGAGTATAGTAACTGATCAGAGCCCAGGTGTCCTCACTCAGAGGAAGGCTTCTGCTCTCGCTCCTTTCTCAACTTTACCATCCTGCTTTGTACTAGGTGCTACAACTGTGGAGGTCTAGACCACCATGCCAAGGAATGCAAGCTGCCACCCCAGCCTAAGAAGTGCCACTTCTGCCAGAGCATCAGCCACATGGTGGCCTCGTGTCCACTGAAAGCCCAGCAGGCCCCCAGCTCACAGGGAAAGCCAGCCTACTTtcgggaggaagaagaagaagagatccatagccctgccctgctcccagagGCCCAGAATTGAGCTACAGTGGGTGGGGGCTATGCTTTTGTGATCAGGAAGTTTTGAGGAGCAGGCATCAATCGGCAGAGTGGAGAAAGTGGGGACAGGGTGGGTAGGGGGCAGCTGGCGCTGCCATGTGTCTCAGGCCGGGGTCCACAGCAtcaccccctcttccttcttggcAGGGTAGGGGGAAGGGGTGAGGCAAATGAACTCCAACCATGCTCTATCCAAATGCTTGTGAACGTGTTCTGGGGAAAATCTCTCCCCGTGTGCTTTAGCTGAGTCTCCGCCCCCCCAGATCTCCAGCTTCTGAAAGTGGTCTGGATAGGGAAGttgttttcctttcaaagaaGGATATGTAGTAATAATTTTTCCCATGCCAGAATGTAAAGATCAAGCATGAGACCAGATTGATGGGCCCAACCCACGGAGCACTACTTTCTGTGGGAGGGAATCTCTCAAGGGTAAGGCAGGGTTTTTTCCACAACTTGTCCCCTACCCCGCTCTTGGGATAAGATGCTGAGAACTCTCCCGAGCAATGGGTTGTGACCGCAGGCAAAGGGATTGTTGGGGGAACAGCTGCAGACCTGCTGTTCCTAAGCTTACTCTCACCCCATTCTGGGCcgatagaattttatttatttgctcccTTGGATGACCGCACCTTGGGCCCCACTTTCTCCAGGATGCCAACTGCACTAGCTGTGTGCGAATGACGTATCTTgtgcattttaactttttttttttcgtaaTATAAATGTTCTGGTTttgtacttttgtgtattttaatctTAAGGCCCTCGTTCCTGCACTGTGTTCTCAGGTACATGAGCGATCTCAGGGATAAGTCGGCAGCAGCTTCAGGTCTGCACGGCAGGAATACTGTTTGTTTTATCATCAGGGAGAACAACTATTTGGAGTGCATAGCCTATTGAACTACCTCATTTTTGCCAAATAGAACTGGCTTTTCTGCCATAGTGTCCTCTTAAAAACCCCTCCGCCTTCAATGTTCCATGGGAGACTAGGTTTTAGCTCAGTTGCCCCCATGACTTGATCTCTTTCTACCGGAAGATTGGAAATTGGTCCGAACAGGAAAAGGTGGTACAGGAAGGTTTGAAGAGGCTGCACCGAGCCAAAAGGTGCAGAGCCAAAGCCAAGGTTAGGAGAGGGCTGTCTATAAGTATAGTAAAGGATTTCTGTTCCAGACTTCTAATCCCAGGGCACGGGACTCACTTTACATACCAGATCCATCCTTCACTGGATTGGGCTAGGCCTACCATGCACAACAgggtgtatgtgagtgtgtgtgtgtgtgtgtgtgtgtgtgtgtgtgtgtgtgtgtgagtgtgtgtgtgttaaaaaaaaaaaaagagttggtaaGAATAGCTTTAAGAACAATACCTCTGTACCCATCTTGAGCTGCCCAGGGATGGGTGTATGAAGCAAAGGCTAAATTTCTCAACTTTCGTAACTTCTGGGCTTTTCTTATTGGCTTCCAGAGAGACCATAAGCCATGGCGTTGTGGTGCCCAGAGCCAGTGTCCTGCCCTGCTGTAGCAGTGATTAATGTCGTGGTAGCTAAAGGAGAAAAGGTTTCGTTTACATGCTGTGAGATCACCACAAACCTACCTCACTGTGTTGAAACGGGGCAAATGCAATAGAACGCATTGGGTGATGTGTGTCTGATCCTGGGTTCTTGTCTCCTCCAATcgctgctcccccccccccactgctagTTATATCGTATTTGTCTGGGTTTTGTAGGACTTCACGAATAGCTGATTGGGTGATTGCTAGGTGGTCTGGTTTGTGTAAATATAAAGTGTTGGTCTTCTCCATGttcttttggggttttattgTTTACAAACTTCTTTTTGTATTGAGAAAAATAGCCAAAGCATCTTTGACAAAAGGTTCTGCACCAGGAAGAGAATCTGGAACATAGCTTGGTGACCCCTCTTAAAGTGTGGTGGTCTTGAACCAtcctttcttttgtgtttccttccCCTATTTCCTATTTTGGACCAGATCTTCTATTCTAAAAACTTGACTCCTACCCTATCCCCCTCCCCAAAACAGCCCCCCTCCCACATATACCTTTAAACCCTGAAAAAGCTATAAACACTCCATCCCTTGTTCCTAATATCTTGTGTCAAGACCATTCCTTGATGTGATTCAGAGCAATACACTTGTATTTGAATGGATCAACCCTACTTTAATCGTTAATCTTAGGGTAGAGAGAAGCAAAAGCAATGAGGGGGGCCTTCCATGTAGAAATAGGGTCTGGAGACCCAAGAAAGGGAAGATGAATGTATAATCCAAGTCACTCAGGAACTTTTATGCAGGTGCAAGAAACTTATGTCAAAGTGGCCACAAGATTGTTTAATAGGAGACGAACGAATGTAACTCCATGTTTACTGCTAGAAACCAAAGCTTTGTGTGAAATCTTGAACTTACGGGGGTGGGTTGGGGTAGGAAAGCTTGTACCTATCTGTTCTTTCCCTGATCCTTTCCCCTCATTTCTGAACTGCAGGAGACTGAGCCCCCTTGGGCTTTAGTGACTCCATCTCTGGGGGGTGTTTATGTGGTTGATTTTGCTGTGCCGGGTACTTCCTTTCCCCACTTGCTATTGTTTTGTAATACACATGCTgacccttttcccttctttttttaccCTGGGAAAatccaatgaataaataaaaagttattggTACTGAAACTGTCCTCTTGTTGGATATTTAGGGTGTTTTTCTTCCATAATTCCCACCTTCTTGGATTGGGACTCAGAAGTCACAGAAGAACCATTAAGTTTCCTGTTCAGCCATTTTGTTAGAAATGAATCCTGAAAATTCAGTCCTCTTAGCACCTCATTACAGTGGATTTTTGTTTCTAGTTAAGGCCTCTTGTCCTTTTCCTTGGAAGCTGCCACATTCAAGAGGGGATTAGGAGCTTGGCATGCATAAGAATGGGGTTGCCTGTGCCACTGGCTGGGATGAAAGGATGGGGCCATGGCTTGGGGCATGAGACCCTAATACTTTCTCCCCTGCTCCTCAAAGCCTTTTACAAATCTTAATTAATTAACCCCCTGTAGCACCCCAGGGAGGGGAATATGTGGAACTAGGGAAATTGAGGCCAGAGGAAGTAACACTGATTAGCTATACAAAAACGTTAACATTTTATTGGAGTGCAAGTGTGCTAGCCTTCTAATGaacattgtattttaaaacatctagttcccccacccccaagggaaggatttaagaagaaaaaaacttgctTGGAGGCATGCCATTTACTACACAAAGCGCACAGAAACAGCAGAACAAGGCCAAGAAATTACATATCCACTCCAGAGATTTCACGCCCAAAAGTCAAAGCTGACCATGGAAGCTGCTAAAAGTAGCAAACTATTACAGGGCTTCAGTAAATGGTCTTCTGCAAAACTGAAGTAATCAGCTAGGCTGAAACTTAGCTCCCAGGATGCAAAGCAGGAAGGATGGAAAAGCTTAAGACTATTCATGGGTGGGTTACTCATCTCTAGGGCTTTCTTTGATCATGTGTGTTAAAAGTAACCCTTTCATCAGACACATGATGAACTGGGAGTTACCAGTGCAGTAACTCTTCCTTACCTTGTTCCTCGGATGAGACTACAAAGTGAGAAACTACAAGGTTCTTTGGAAATTGtaaagttggggttttttttcccctgcttttctAATTTTCAGAAAACTGAACTCAGTTCCTTTTGTGAGTGCTCAAATTCCTGCAACAGTTTTCCTTAAAGGTTTGGTACGGAGCTTAATGCCTATGATTTTTCTATCAAGGTTAATCGATGGCCTCTCAGTTATTTTATTAGTCCTTCTTAGAGCAGAGCTTTCTGGCCTCAACCCCATTTTGAGTTGCTCTGGGTAGGTCCTGAGAAtctgaaaatcttaaaatatgaGTGCTTTAAATCAGCACAAAATGGATTGATAGTAAGTGGGTCTGTGAAACTGACTAGAACTAGGAATTTGCCAAATGATTAAAATCCACTAAACAAAACTGCAAACAGTAAATACAGGATTTGAAAGACTTGGGCCAGGTCTCTAGGCCTTCCAGCGTGCGGGACACCGCCCAAACTCATTCCTCAGCAGTCCTAAACTGCCACCAGCGGCTGTAACGCCCTTGCACTTGGGCATGGGGATCCCCGAATTCTCGCTCTTTAGGGGAGCCCGCCCGAGGCCTCCCGATCTGCGGAGAGATACAGACCTCTCCGCTCCCCGAGGCGATCTCAGCCCCGCCTTTCCCGGCCGGGTCCCCAAGCACGTGGCCCGGAACCCGCCCGCC belongs to Panthera tigris isolate Pti1 chromosome C1, P.tigris_Pti1_mat1.1, whole genome shotgun sequence and includes:
- the LIN28A gene encoding protein lin-28 homolog A, yielding MGSVSNQQFAGGCAKAPEEAPEDAARAAEEPQLLHGAGICKWFNVRMGFGFLSMTARAGVALDPPVDVFVHQSKLHMEGFRSLKEGEAVEFTFKKSAKGLESIRVTGPGGVFCIGSERRPKGKNMQKRRSKGDRCYNCGGLDHHAKECKLPPQPKKCHFCQSISHMVASCPLKAQQAPSSQGKPAYFREEEEEEIHSPALLPEAQN